The sequence TTCGTACGGCGTCTCGCCGCGGCCCATCCGCGTGAGCATCGCGCGCGGCTCGCCCTGGTGGCCCGTGACGATGGGCAGGAAGTTCTCCTTGCCCTCCTTCATGATTCGTTTGAAGGTGCGATCGACGGACTTGCGGTGGCCGTACATCCCCAGGTCGTCCGGGAAGTCGACGAAGTCCAGGCGTTCTGCAGTGCCCGAATACTTCTCCATCGAGCGGCCGAGCAGGACGGGCTGGCGCCCGATGTCCTCGGCGAACTCGACGAGACTACTCACGCGGGCGATGTGGGAACTGAACGTCGTCGCGACGATGCCGCCGTCGTAATCCTCGACGGAGTACATCACGTCGCGGAGATGCTTGCGGGCGACGGACTCGCTGGGCGTGCGGCCCTTGCGGCCCGCGTTGGTGCAGTCCTCGATGTAGGCGAGGACGCCCTCGCCCTCGCGGCCGATCTCGCGGAACCGCTCCATGTCGATGGGATCGCCGATGACCGGCGTGTGGTCCATCCGCTTGTCGAGGCCGTAAACGACGGCCCCTTCCGGCGTGTGGAGAACGGGGTTGATCGCGTCGATGATCGAGTGGGTGACGTTCACGAACTCGAGATCGACCTTGCCCGAGTCGCCGATGGACATGGTTTCGCCCGCGTCCATCTTCACGAGGTCGTTGCCGACCGTGAACTTGCTCTCCCCTTCGACCTGCTGTTTCACCAGTTCGATGGTAAAGGGCGTCGCGACGATGGGGGCGTCGTAGCGGTGGGCGAGTTTCGAGATGGCGCCGATGTGGTCGAGGTGACCGTGGGTGGGGACGATCGCCTGCACGTCCCCTTCGAGGTCGCTCATCACCCGGTCGTCCGGGATGGCGCCCATGTCGATCAGGTCGAGACTGTGCATCTGTTCGGTTTCGACGTTGTCGTGGATCAGCACCTGCGAGAGGTTCAGACCCATGTCGAAGACGACGACGTCGTCACCGGCACGGACGGCAGTCATCTGCCGCCCGACTTCTTCGTAGCCGCCGATTGTTGCGATTTCGATTTCCATGGTTTCCGAGCATTGAAACGCCACGTCTGTGGCACGGTGCTCACTCAAAGGCGGGTTCGGGGGCCATCGGCCCCGGCGTCTTGCAGCACGTCGGTCGCTGATCCCCGCGTGTGGCGTCGGCCACACTTGCCCGCGGGTCGCTGGTAGGGGAGGCTACACACGCCGGTGATAAAAACTACGTGGGTTGCCGCGGCGGTCGGGCGGCCCTACGACTGCGCGATGTCCCGGACGACATCGGCGACGTGTGCGAACGCGACGCCCGCCCGGTCGGCGGTCACGGCGTCGCTCTCGGAGTCGCCAACGAACAGCGCCGCGTCGGGGTCGCCGCCGAGACGGGCGATCGTCGTCAGCAGGGGTTCGGGGTCGGGTTTTCGCGTTGTCAGCGAGTCCCGCCCGACAACGGCGTCGACGTGCGACGACAGGTCGTGGCGGTCCAGCGCCCGCCGACACGCCGCCTCGGCGTTGAGCGAGCAGACGCCGATGGGGGCACCGTGGTTGGCCACATAGTCGGCGAGAGGGAGACGGAACGACCGCTCCGCGCCCCGGTGTTCGTGAGCGGCGAGCGTCGCCTCCAGTTCCTCGGCCACCCCGTACTCGGGCGCCATCTCGAACAGCGACCAGAGGTCCGCGTCGTCGACGGCGACCCCCGCGTCGGCGAACGTCGCCGTCGCGTCCCGGGCGGCCGCGTTCCAGTTGACCGCCAGGCGGACGAGCGTCCCGTCGAGGTCGTACACCACGGTGTCGTGGTCGGTCTGCACGGGGGTGCCTAGCGTCGGGTGAACTATGGGGGCTTCGGTTCCGGTGGCGCGCTCGTTCGACAGAACGCTTTTGTGGGCGTATCGAATACGCTCGCGTATGCCGACGACCGTCGGTCACTCCGGACAGCGGATAGCCTTCGAGCGCTACCGACCGCGCGAGGAGTGCTGTTGCTGTCTCCGTCCTCTAACGCGACCGACGGCGTCGTCCGCCCGGTATCCGGCCCACGCGGCAACGCGTCCGCCGGTCGCCCCGTTCGTGGGTGACCGCGGGCGGCTCTCCGGCCATGTTCGCGCGCGGTGAGCGCCTGCTCGCGGCCGCCCGCCGCCGCGTGAGCGAGGACGTGGCCGCCGTCCGCGAACGCGACCCCGCTGCGGGGAGTCTGCTCGTGTTGCTCACCTGTTATCCCGGTCTGCACGCGCTGTGGACCTACCGGATCGCCCACCTGCTCTGGACGGGTGGCCACCAGACGGCCGCGCGCTTGCTGTCGCAGTTCGCCCGGCTGCTGACCGGCGTCGAGATTCATCCCGCCGCCGACATCGGCCGACGCTGTGTCATCGACCACGGCATCGGCGTCGTGATCGGGTCGACCGCCGAAATCGGCGACGACGTGCTCATCTACCACGGCATCACCCTCGGCAACCGCGTTCCGCGGGATGGCAAACGCCACCCCACCATCGGCGACGAGGTGATGCTCGGCGCGAACGCGACAGTGCTCGGCCCGATCGAGGTCGGCGACGGCGCGACCGTCGGCGCCGCCGCCGTCGTGGTTCGGCCGGTCGCGCCCGGCGTCACCGTCGTCGGGAACCCGGCACGACCCGCCGGCACGACGCCCCTCGCCGACGAGCAAGACGCCGACGGGGCCGAGCGGATCGATCGCATCGTCTGTGACGGCGGCGAGCAGGACTGATACGGTTTATTGTCACTGCCGTCCGGTGGGCCGCTGGGAGGGTCCATCGACCCACCGGTACTGACTGACAATAAACCGTATGACGACCGGCGTCGTCACACCTTGTTTTCGCGAAGTGCGGCGACGACGGTGTCGGCGTCGGCATCGAGGCCGCCACCCTGAGCGAACGACGGCCCACCACCACCGCCACCGCCGAACGCCCCCGTCACGGCGTCGACGATATCGCCAGCGTCGGCGCTCGCCTCTCCCGCCGTCGCGACGGCGACGAAGGGCGCGCCGCCCTCGCCGACAACCGCGACGACATCGCTCCGCTCGCCGACTCGCTCCTGGACCGCGTCGCCGACCTCGTTCGGCCCGAAGTCGGCGACGGTGCCGACCGTCCACACGGCACCGTCGCGGTCGACCGTCGGGAGACCGGCGAGGCGGGCGTCGAGCACCTCGGTCTTGTATCGCTCGCACTCCGTGGCCAGTTGGTCGCGCTCGGCCCGGAGGTCGGCGACGGCGTCGTCGAGCGCGGCGATCCTCGTCCCGAGTTCGCGCGCCGCGCCGAGGGTCGCGCGTCGCACCTCGGCACGGCGGTCGACGGCCGGCGGGCCGACCGCGAACTCGACGCGGGTGAGCCCTTCGCCGGGGTTCGAGCGGTCGACCACCTCGACCGGCCCGATTTCGCGGGTGTTCGTGACGTGTGTGCCGCCACAGGCAGCCACGTCCCAGCCCTCGATATCCACGAGACGGACGGTGTCGGCGTCGGCCATCACGCCCTCCTCGGTCTGCGTGTTGAACGCCACGTCGTCGCGGGCGAGCGCCTCGTCGACGGGGACCGACTCCCACGAGACGGGGCGGGAGTCCCACACTGCGCGGTTGGTCAGGCGTTCGAGTTCGGCGAGCACTCCGTCGTCGATGTCGGTCGAGGTAGCGAAATCGACGCGGACCTTCTCGTCGTCGATGCCGAACCCGCCGTAGCCCAGGTCATCGAACAGTCGACGCCCCGCGCCGTAGAGCAGGTGACTAGCGGTGTGGGCGCGGGTACAGTAGGTGCGGAAGTCGTCGGCGACGACGCCGGCGACGGTGTCGCCGGGCGCGAACGCGGGATCGTCGGCCAAGCGGTGGACCACGGCGTCGCCGTCGGTCTGTACGTCCGCGACGGGAACGCCACCGATCGTTCCACGGTCGGCGGGTTGGCCGCCGCTCTCGGCGTAGAAGTAGGTTCGGTCGAGGGCCACCGATCGGCCGTCGACCGCGTCGACGGTGGCTTCGAACTCCCGGACATCGGGTTCCGCGGGTGCGAGCGTCTGCATGTCCACCAGTACGAACGGCGGTCGCGTAAAATCGTTCGCTCTCGGAGGAATTATCGGCAGTCAGCAGCGACGCTCGCCGGGATGGGCCGGCGAGGCGCTATCGACGGGGACGAATTTCCGATCACTCGTCGACGAGGGTCACGTCGAGGCGCTTCTCGACGGCGCGGACGACCGATCCGCCGACGCCGGCCCGCGCCGCACGCCCCTGTTCGAGCGCGAGGACATCGTCCTCGTCGGCTTCGAGGTCGGCGGCGAGTTCCTCGACGGTGAGTCCCGCCGCCTGTCGCGCGTCTTCGACGCGGTCGCCGTAGTCGGAGACGAGATAGGGCAGCCGGTCGGATTCGTAGTCAGTCCCCTCCTCCTCCCAATGCTTGGTGTTGCTCTGGGCCGCGTCGTGAACGCGGGCAGTATTTTGGGCCGCTCGCTTGCGGCGGTTTGGTTCGTCAGCGTCGGTTCGGGACCCGCCGGACCCGGACCGCGAGTCGGAGCCAGCGCCGCCGCGCCCATCCGTGTCGTCGTGTGGCGCACAGTCCGAACAGACCAGGAGACTTGCGCCCGCGACGTTCGCCTGCTTCAGGTTCGACGTTTCGTACCCGCAGAGTTCGCAGGCGTCGCCGTCGCCGTCACCGCCGCCCGATCCGGTAGAGTATTTCGCCATACACCGTTGTAGCCGGTCGTCCTATTTGAACTCCGTGTCCGACTACGCCGACAGCGGCCGCTCGCTCTAGCGGCGGGGCCGCTCACTCCGGAAATAGCGGCGGCGCCAACCCTTCCCGCTCAAGGAGTTCGATTTCGTGGCCGTCCTGGTCGGTCGTGAACGCGTACCGGTCGTCACACGAGGCCGGATCGCGGTAGTCGGGCGCCTCCCGCACCATCAGTTGCTCCCAGTCGTCGTGGAGGTCGTCGACGCGCACACAGAGATGGCCCCAGGCGTCGCCCAGTTCGTACCGACGGCCGTCGTAGTTGTACGTGAGTTCGACCGCCATCGCTTCCGGCGGCGCGTCCGCGGGTTTCGTGAAATAGTTCGCGAAGGTGTCGGCCTCCCACCGGCCCGTGGGGACGTGTTCGAACTTCCGGGTCCAGAAGCCGAGTGCCTCGTCCGCGTCCTCGACGCGGATCATGGTGTGATCGAGGCTCCACCGGGCGCCGTGGTCGCGCTCGACGATCTCCACCTCGTGGCCGTCGGGGTCTTTCACGAACGCGTAACTCCCGCCACAGGAGTCGGGGTCGCGGTAGTCCTCGACGCCCGCGTCCATCAGTTCCGCGTAGGCGTCGTAGACATCCTCGACGCGGACGGCGATGTGGCCCCAGGCGTCGCCCATCTCGTCCGGGCTGTCGCCGTGGTTGGACGTGAGTTCCAACATGGCGCCCTCCTCGTGCATCCCCTCGGGGCCGAGATAGACGTTGGTGAAGCCCTCGGCCTCCCAGCGGTCTTTCTCCTCGTAGTCGAGGTGTGACTGGTACCACTTTAGCGACGCGTCGAGATCGGCGACCCGCATCATCACGTGATCGAGCGTACCGAACATGGGCGAGAGGACGGCCGGAACGCCGAAAAGCGTACCGTCTCTCATACGGTTTATTGGAAGTCAGTACCGGTGGTCGCCAAGACAGGTCGGCGACCCACCGATAGCCAGTGACAATAATAGCCGTATCACGCCCGCGCGTAGACGTACCACGCGACGCCCCAGCAGGCGGCGGTACCGAGGGGGTACGCGACGCGGCCGGGCTGGAGCGCGAACCCGCGGGCGACCGACAGCCCCGCGATGCCGGCACAGACGAGGAGGCCGGCAGTGACGCGAGTGTCCTCGCGGTCCGCGACGGCCCCGACGACGGCGCTCGCGAGCGCGAGCACATAACAGAGCACGGAGAGCGGCCACGCGAGGATGTACGACGGCAGGCCGGTGGTGTACCGGCCGAGGAAATGCGCGAGCGTCGTCACCGACGGCGCCGCGGGATTGACGAGCCCCCACGCGAAGACGAGCGTCGTCGGCCCCGCGTCGTAGGCGAGGACGGTCCACGGGACGGCGAGGAGAGCGAGGACGACGGCGACGCGACGGGCCGGCGGCACGCTACTTCCGCGCGACGACGCGGAGGACGTCCTCGTCTTCGAGTTCGTGGTCACGGCCGACCTGCTGGTCGTCGTGTTTCGCGCTCGGGCCGGTGACGCGGGCGAAGCGGAAGCGCTCGTCGAGCGTCCCGCCGAGGTTCCGGAGGGCGTCGTCGACGGTGTGGTTGCCCCGCCGCAGGACCAGCGGTTCGTCGTAGTCGACGCCGCGACCTGGCTTGTCCATGTACACCCGGATGAGACCGAGCGCGTCCCAGATTTCCTCCTTGAGGGCGTCGAGACCCCTCTCCTCCTCGGCGCTGATGAAGATGACCTCCTCGGGGTCGAGACCGTGTTCGCGCAGGTCGTCTTTCACCGTCGGGAGGTAGTCCTCGTCGATGAGGTCGGCCTTGTTGACGGCGACGATAGAGGGGAGATACTCCCGGTTGTCCTGAATGCCGTCGATGAGTTCGTCGATGGTACAGTCGCCACGGATGGTCACGTCGGCGTTGACGTAGCCGTGTTCGCGCAGGACGCTCTTGATCGTCTCCTCGTCGAGGCTGACGTCGTCCGATTTGGTGACGCGAAGCCCTCCCTTCCCCGTCTTGGAGATGGAGAGGTTCGGTGGCGAGGTGTCGAGACGCACCTTGTTGGCGTAGAGTTCCTCGCGCAGGCGGTCGTACTGCTGAATCTCGAACACCGAGAGGACGAAGACGACGAGGTCGGTGGTGCGGACGACCGACAGCACCGCCTGCCCGTCACCGCGCCCGCCGGCTGCGCCCTCGATGAGCCCCGGCACGTCGAGAATCTGGATGTTCGCGCCATTGTGCTTGAGCATCCCGGGGTTGACGTCGAGCGTGGTGAACTCGTACTCGCCGACTTCGCTCTCGGCGTTCGTGAGGGCGTTGAGAAGCGTCGACTTGCCGACGCTGGGAAAGCCGACCAGACCGACGGTGGCGTCGCCCGTCTTCTCGACGGCGTACCCCTGTCCGCCGCCAGAGGAGGCCTGCTTTTCGAGTTTCTCCTTTTTCTCCGCGAGTTTCGCCTTCAGCCGACCGATATGCTGTTCGGTGGACTTGTTGTACGGCGTGTCGGAAATCTCCTCGCGGAGGTCCTCGATCTCCTCCTCCAGACCCATTATATCGTATTCCGCCGTCGGCGTCGAAAAACCTGTTCTTTCCAGGCCACCCAAGTGATAGAACTTCGACACGGTTATACCGAGGTGCTGGGTGGGTTAGGGTAGATCATCGATGCCGGATCCCGAGCGGTTGCGAGACAGCACGCAGATCGTGGTGCCCTGCGAGTCGCTGTCCGGACTGCGCGACGACATCGAATCGGAGTTTTCCGTCTCCGTCTTCGCGGTCGAGGAGTCCACCTGCCGGATCGTCGGCAGTCCGGTCGAGATCAAGGCGGTCGGCCGACTGCTCGCGCGCCATGGCATCAACGTCGCCTGATACGGATTATTGTAACTGTGTACCGGTGGGTCGCTGGGACGGTCAAGCGACCCACCGGTACTGACTTCCAATAAACCGTATGAGACGGCCGTTGTCACCGTCGTCGGGCGCGTCGTCGACGACGCGCCGGTCGCGACGGCGGCTCTCACCCAATATCCGGGTCGAAGCGTTTTCTACAGTCGGTCCCGTACGGCACGTCATGACCGAAGAACCGGGACTGAGCGACCAGTATCGGATGGCCAGCCCGTGGCCGCCGTTCGTCGCGTTCGGCATCCCCATCGCGGAGCTAGGCATCCTGTTCGACGTGTTCGCCGTCGCCGTCGGCGGACTCCTCCTGTTCTGTGGGAGCGTGACCGGGATGGCCCGGGAGGCGGGCTACGTGAAGACGGTATGGCGGCCGCTCGTCGTCTTCGCTGCCCTCTTGCTCGTCGTCGGAGGCGCCCTCGCGTTCACCGACATCGGCCTCGTGACGCGTGGCTACGCGATCATCACCGCGGGCGTCCTGCTCGCGCTAGCCGGCGTGGGCGGTGAACTGCTGGTGCCCCGGCGGACCGCCGCCTGATCGGTGCGATAGAAACCTATTTGAGTGGGGTGTGTTATGGAGCAGGTATGGCGACGAAAGTGTTCGATCGGGACACCCTCCTCGATCTGACGGTGAACTTCATCCCGCTGTTCATCATCCTCTTTTTCATCGTCGGATACGCCGTCTACAGCCCCTTCGGCGTGGATCAGGTGTCGCGCATCCTCCAGTACGTGCTGCTGGTCGCACCGTTCGTGCTCCTGGCGATCCTGACGTACCTGTCGGGGAAAGCCATCGCGACGACGGAGAAAACCGATCCGGTGTACCTGCCAGGCGGGGCCACCGTCGAGGGCGCCGAACCGATCGAAGAACACGAGGAGTGATACGGTTTATTGGAAGTCAGTACCAGTGGATCGCCGACCCGCCTTGGCGACCCACCGGTGGACAGTTACAATAGTATGACGGCCGAACGCGGGCGTGTCGAGCGCCCCTCGAAGAGCCTCGCGTGGCGGCCAATATCGCCCGACGCATACCCGAATATTTCTTAACCCTGGGTTCCTGACCAACGTCCATGCAGATCACCGGACAGTTAGCGTTGACGGTGCTCATGGGGCTCTTCCTCGTGATCATCGCCGCGTGGCTCGCGCGGATCGAAGACTGGCGGTCGTACACACCACTCGGGAGTGGCGGGGCGGCCGGCAAGTCTGGGCACGTCTCACAGGAGAAGCCGGCCGGCATCAGTCGCTGGCTGACGACGGTCGACCACAAAGACATCGGGATGCTGTACGGCGTCTACGGCGTGATCGCCTTCGTCGTCGGCGGATTGATGATCATGATCATGCGGATCGAACTGCTCGATCCGGAGATGACGCTGATCTCGAACACGTTCTACAACTCGCTGCTGACGAGCCACGGCATCACGATGCTGTTCCTGTTCGGGACGCCCATCATCGCGGCGTTCTCGAACTACCTCATTCCGCTGTTGATCGGGGCGGACGACATGGCGTTCCCCCGGATCAACGCCATCGCGTTCTGGCTGCTACCGCCGGGCGCGCTCCTCATCTGGGCGGGCTTTTTCCCGCTCGGCGACGTGATCCCCGCCCAGACCGCCTGGACGCTCTACACGCCGCTTTCGGCGGGCGTTGGTGGTGGCAATCAGGCCAACGCCGGAGTCGACCTCATGATCCTCGGCCTCCACCTCACCGGCGTCTCGGCGACGATGGGGTCGATCAACTTCATCGCGACCATCCTCACCGAACGCGCCGAGGAAGTCACCTGGGCCAACCTCGACATCTTCTCGTGGACCATCCTCACCCAGTCCGGCCTCATCCTCTTCGCCTTCCCCCTGCTCGGGAGCGCACTCGTCATGCTCCTGCTGGACCGCAACCTCGGAACCAGCTTCTTCGCGATCGAGGCCGGGGGCACCATGCTCTGGCAACACCTGTTCTGGTTCTTCGGACACCCCGAAGTCTACATCCTCGTGTTGCCTCCGATGGGCATCGTCAGCTACGTCCTGCCGCGCTTCTCCGGCCGGCGGCTGTTCGGGTTCAAGTTCGTCGTCTACTCCACGCTCGCCATCGGCGTGCTCTCCTTTGGCGTCTGGGCCCACCACATGTTCGCCACCGGCATGGACCCACGCCTGCGCGCCTCGTTCATGGCCGTCTCGCTCGCCATCGCCATCCCGTCGGCCGTCAAGACGTTCAACTGGATCACGACGATGTGGAACGGGAAGCTCCGCCTGACGACGCCGATGCTGTTCTGTATCGGCTTCGTCTCGAACTTCATCCTCGGCGGTGTGACCGGCGTGTTCAACGCGTCCATCCCGGTCGACCTCGTGCTCCACGACACGTACTACGTCGTCGGGCACTTCCACTACATCGTCATGGGCGCCATCGCCTTCGCCGGCTTCGCCGGGCTCTACTACTGGTTCCCCATGGTCTCCGGCCGGATGTACCAGCGCCGCCTCGGCAAGTGGCACTTCTGGCTCTGGATGATCGGCTCGAACATCACGTTCCTCGCGATGCTCGTGCTCGGGTACGGCGGCATGCCTCGACGGTACGCCACCTACCTGCCGCAGTTCGCGACGGCCCACCAGGCGGCGACGCTCGGTGCCGTGCTGATGTTCGTCGGTGGACTCATCTGGGCGTACAACTTCGTCACCTCGTGGATCGAAGGGCCGAAAGTCCAGGACGGCGATCCCTGGAACCTCCGCGAGGACGGCATGTACACCAACGAATGGCAGTGGTTCGAGAACCAGCAGGAGACGGCGCTCGCGGACGGCGGCGACGAGACTGCCGCCGACGACTGAGACGGGTCGTCGGAACCGGTTTCCGTCCATCGTCTCGCGCACTGACGGCCGACGGCTACGTTTCTTGGAGGATGTATCGGAAGTCGGCAGAGATTCTCTCGGAAGTCGTCCCCGCGAGAATCCCTGGACAGTTACGACACTCCCTATTACGTCGCTAGCAGAATTCCGGTGACGAACATCAGCAGGGCGACACTGCCGAGAATGATACCGAGGATATCGGTGTTGCTCATACGCGGAGCCAGGACGCGTATCGGCAAAGGCCCATCGGTCCGAAGGGAAAGGGCTAATCGGAGCGCGGCCCTATCGCGACCGTGACCGACTCCCGTCTCGACGGTCGTCGCTTCGTGTTGGGGCTCTACGCCGTCGTCATCGGTATCGCAGGGCTGCTCGGCCTCATCCTCGGCGAGTACGTCCGTATGGGTAGCGGACCGCGGCTGTTCTTTCTGATTCCCCTTCCGTCGAACGGTCTCGGGTTCGCCGTGTTCGGGATGGTGACCGTCGCCGCCGGCCTGGGACTCCCGCTCGCGCTCGTCGTCTACGTCTCACAGCAGGCGGACGCAGTAGAGTAAAGACACTTATTCCTGGCTTTCGGAATGGCCAGTATGTATCACGTCATTATCGGCGTCGACGACAACGAGGAGCGGGCAGTCGCCTGTGCGCGCGCCGTCGCGGAGCTTCCGGGGGCCGAATCGGGCGCACGCGTCACACTCATTCACAGCTTCACCGACAACCCGAGCGGGGCGTCGGCGACCCAACTCGGCTCCGTACGTGACGCGACGGAGCTACTCGAAGAGCACGACATCGAGGTGTCGGTGACGGAGTCGAGCGGCGACCCCGCCGAGCAGATCCTCGACGTCGCGGAGACGGAGGACGCCGACCTCATCGTCGTCGCCGGACGGAAACGGTCGCCGACGGGCAAGGCGCTGTTCGGCAGCGTCACCCAGTCGGTGATCCTGAACACGGACCGCCCGGTGATGGTCGCCGGTAGCCCCGATCAGTAACAGCCGTCGAACTGCTCGGCGTACGTCTCGGGTGACTGCCGACCGGTCACCACGGCGTCGAGCGTCCCGCCGACGAAACAGCAGACCGCGGGCGCAGTATCCACCTCGAACTCCTGGCGGAACGCGGGGACGGACTCGCCGTCGACGCCCGCGAGGGCGACCGATTCGGGAAGCGCGTCGCGCAGGGAATCCAGGTCTTCTTTCAGCGATTCACAGGGCGCACAGTCGTGACGCCACACCGTCACGACGGCGTCGGGATGGTCGTCGAGAAACGCCCGCCACTCCTCGTCGTCGAGTTCGGTGAGCGAGTCGGGCACCGGCGACGCGGGAGAGAGCTCGACGACCAGCGACGCCATCGCCGCGAGCGGTTCGTCCGCGGTGTCGAGAAACGACTGGAGCGCGAGGTAGGCGATCAGGTCGTCGCGGGTGATCGCCCCGTCATCGATCCGCTCGGCGGCCGTCGCCTCGTCGACGCCGAACACGTCCGCGACCGTCTGCCGGAAGGCGTCGTCGCCGACGCTGGCGTAGGAGTCGCGGTACACCCGGCGCGCCGATTCGAATGCGGGCGTCGTGACGAGCGTCCCGCCGTCGCGTTCTGCGACGGCGTCGGTTTCGAGCAGGCGGTCGAGGGCGGCCTCGAGGGCTGCTTCCGATGGGCCGGCCATCTCAGACACCCAGGTACCGCTCGCGGGTCTCGTCGTCGTCGCGGAGCTCGTCGGCCGTTCCGTCGAAGACGACGGCTCCCTGGTCGACGACGTACGCTCGGTCCGCGATCTTGATCGCGGCCGCGGCGTTCTGTTCGACGAGGAGGATCGTCACGCCCTGGTCGTTGATACGCTCGATCGCTGCCTCCACGTCCTCGACGATCTTCGGGGCGAGGCCCTCGTACGGTTCGTCGAGGAGGAGGAGGTCAGTGCTCTGTTTGAGCGCGCGGGCGATGGCGAGCATCTGTTGTTCGCCACCCGAGAGCGTCCCCGCCTTCTGTGTCTTGCGCTCGCTGAGGCGAGGGAAGTCCTCGTACACCTGCTCGGTGGACATGGACTGACCGGTCGACGTGCGCGGGCGCCGCCAGGTGTTCGAGGCGTTGCGCGACACCTCCGCGATTTTGAGGTTCTCCGCGACGGTGAGGTTGGGGAAGACGCGCCGCTCCTCGGGCACCAGCGAGATGCCCTGCATGGCGACATCGTCGGCTTCCATCCCGGTGATATCCTGGTCTTTGAACTGGACCGACCCGCTGCGAACGGTTGGCGGATCGGCGCCGGCGATGGAGCGGAGCGTCGTGGTCTTGCCAGCCCCGTTGCGACCGAGGAGGGTGCAGATTTCACCCTCCTCGACGGTCATCGAGAGGTCGCGCAGGATGTGACTCTCGCCGTAGTAGGCGTCGATGTGGTCGACGTCGAGCAGACTCACAGGTCGACACCTCCGAGATACGCCTCCTGCACGTCGGAGTCGCCGCGTATCTCCTCCGGCGTCCCCTCCGCGATGATCTGGCCGCGGTTGAGCACGACGATGCGATCGGAAATACTGAAGACGATTTCCATGTCGTGTTCGATGAGGACGAACGTGAGACCGAGTTCGCGTTTGACTTCCTCGACGAGGTCCACTGTCGCCTCCGTCTCCTCGGGCGACATCCCCGCCGTCGGTTCGTCCATCAGCAGGAGGTCGGGTTCGGCCGCCAGCGCGATACCGATTTCGAGGCGACGCTTGTCGCCGTACGGTAGGTCGGATGCGGTACGGTCGGCCTGATCAAGCAGTCCGACGGCGTCGAGAGTGTCGGCCGCGACCTGGTGGACGCCCGAGAGGCTGTCGCGGTGTTCGAGAAACTTGAACCCGAACGAGCCGTGCTCGGCGGCCAGCGCCGCGATTTCGGCGTTCTCTCGAACCGTGAGATCCGAGAAGATGGACGCCGTCTGGAACGACTTGCTGATCCCCATCTGAACGACCTCGTGGGGGTCGCGGTTGACGATGGATTCGCCCTTGAATCGGATGTCGCCCGCCGTCGGATCGAGACGGCGCGTGATGAGGTTGATGAGCGTCGACTTGCCGGCGCCGTTCGGGCCGATGATGGAGACGCGTTCGCCCTCGTTGACGGTGAGGTTCACGTCGTCGGTGGCGACGAGGCCGCCGAACTCCTTGACGAGGTCCTCGGTTTCGAGCAGCGCCATCAGTCCTCACCTCCCGTGACGTAGTCCCGCACGTCGCTGAGGAATCCCCAGACTCCGCGGGGGAACACCCAGATGGTGAC comes from Haloplanus sp. XH21 and encodes:
- a CDS encoding ribonuclease J, with the translated sequence MEIEIATIGGYEEVGRQMTAVRAGDDVVVFDMGLNLSQVLIHDNVETEQMHSLDLIDMGAIPDDRVMSDLEGDVQAIVPTHGHLDHIGAISKLAHRYDAPIVATPFTIELVKQQVEGESKFTVGNDLVKMDAGETMSIGDSGKVDLEFVNVTHSIIDAINPVLHTPEGAVVYGLDKRMDHTPVIGDPIDMERFREIGREGEGVLAYIEDCTNAGRKGRTPSESVARKHLRDVMYSVEDYDGGIVATTFSSHIARVSSLVEFAEDIGRQPVLLGRSMEKYSGTAERLDFVDFPDDLGMYGHRKSVDRTFKRIMKEGKENFLPIVTGHQGEPRAMLTRMGRGETPYELDDGDKVIFSARVIPEPTNEGQRYQSERLLRMQGARIYDDIHVSGHLRQEGHYEMLDALQPQHVIPAHQDLEGFAPYVDLCESQGYALGRDLHVTRNGNMIQLVE
- a CDS encoding HAD family hydrolase, whose protein sequence is MQTDHDTVVYDLDGTLVRLAVNWNAAARDATATFADAGVAVDDADLWSLFEMAPEYGVAEELEATLAAHEHRGAERSFRLPLADYVANHGAPIGVCSLNAEAACRRALDRHDLSSHVDAVVGRDSLTTRKPDPEPLLTTIARLGGDPDAALFVGDSESDAVTADRAGVAFAHVADVVRDIAQS
- the cysE gene encoding serine O-acetyltransferase produces the protein MFARGERLLAAARRRVSEDVAAVRERDPAAGSLLVLLTCYPGLHALWTYRIAHLLWTGGHQTAARLLSQFARLLTGVEIHPAADIGRRCVIDHGIGVVIGSTAEIGDDVLIYHGITLGNRVPRDGKRHPTIGDEVMLGANATVLGPIEVGDGATVGAAAVVVRPVAPGVTVVGNPARPAGTTPLADEQDADGAERIDRIVCDGGEQD
- a CDS encoding alanyl-tRNA editing protein; amino-acid sequence: MQTLAPAEPDVREFEATVDAVDGRSVALDRTYFYAESGGQPADRGTIGGVPVADVQTDGDAVVHRLADDPAFAPGDTVAGVVADDFRTYCTRAHTASHLLYGAGRRLFDDLGYGGFGIDDEKVRVDFATSTDIDDGVLAELERLTNRAVWDSRPVSWESVPVDEALARDDVAFNTQTEEGVMADADTVRLVDIEGWDVAACGGTHVTNTREIGPVEVVDRSNPGEGLTRVEFAVGPPAVDRRAEVRRATLGAARELGTRIAALDDAVADLRAERDQLATECERYKTEVLDARLAGLPTVDRDGAVWTVGTVADFGPNEVGDAVQERVGERSDVVAVVGEGGAPFVAVATAGEASADAGDIVDAVTGAFGGGGGGGPSFAQGGGLDADADTVVAALRENKV
- a CDS encoding helix-turn-helix domain-containing protein, with translation MAKYSTGSGGGDGDGDACELCGYETSNLKQANVAGASLLVCSDCAPHDDTDGRGGAGSDSRSGSGGSRTDADEPNRRKRAAQNTARVHDAAQSNTKHWEEEGTDYESDRLPYLVSDYGDRVEDARQAAGLTVEELAADLEADEDDVLALEQGRAARAGVGGSVVRAVEKRLDVTLVDE
- a CDS encoding VOC family protein is translated as MFGTLDHVMMRVADLDASLKWYQSHLDYEEKDRWEAEGFTNVYLGPEGMHEEGAMLELTSNHGDSPDEMGDAWGHIAVRVEDVYDAYAELMDAGVEDYRDPDSCGGSYAFVKDPDGHEVEIVERDHGARWSLDHTMIRVEDADEALGFWTRKFEHVPTGRWEADTFANYFTKPADAPPEAMAVELTYNYDGRRYELGDAWGHLCVRVDDLHDDWEQLMVREAPDYRDPASCDDRYAFTTDQDGHEIELLEREGLAPPLFPE
- a CDS encoding TIGR04206 family protein, producing MPPARRVAVVLALLAVPWTVLAYDAGPTTLVFAWGLVNPAAPSVTTLAHFLGRYTTGLPSYILAWPLSVLCYVLALASAVVGAVADREDTRVTAGLLVCAGIAGLSVARGFALQPGRVAYPLGTAACWGVAWYVYARA